Proteins from a genomic interval of Luteolibacter sp. Y139:
- a CDS encoding metal ABC transporter ATP-binding protein, whose protein sequence is MSHEHHDCCAHHAHHHELVIDSLRVHYRDTLALDGVSFATSCGNRVALVGPNGAGKSTLLKAIAGLVPRTGGSIRWRGSAVKRWSREFAYLPQREEVDWSFPITVRGLVEMGRYPQTGMFRRFRDEDDAAVDAALAALDLLDLQKRQIRELSGGQQQRTFLARALAQEAHVLLLDEPFTGLDRNASRQLGDLLAKLSHEGRLVIASHHDLATAPKLFDEALLLKTRPLAFGAATEALSEANIDRAFGHISDHEDRATQQPAVASAL, encoded by the coding sequence ATGAGCCACGAACACCACGACTGCTGCGCCCACCACGCGCATCACCACGAGCTGGTGATCGACTCGCTGCGCGTCCACTACCGCGACACGCTCGCGCTCGATGGCGTTTCATTCGCCACCTCATGTGGCAATCGCGTCGCCCTCGTCGGCCCGAACGGTGCCGGCAAGAGCACGCTGCTCAAGGCCATCGCCGGCCTCGTCCCACGCACCGGCGGCAGCATCCGCTGGCGCGGCTCCGCCGTGAAACGCTGGTCCCGAGAATTCGCCTACCTTCCCCAGCGCGAGGAGGTCGACTGGTCCTTCCCTATCACCGTCCGCGGCCTTGTCGAAATGGGCCGCTATCCGCAGACCGGCATGTTCCGGCGCTTCCGCGACGAGGACGATGCCGCCGTCGATGCCGCACTCGCCGCACTCGATCTGCTCGATCTCCAGAAACGCCAGATCCGCGAACTCTCCGGCGGCCAACAACAACGCACCTTCCTGGCCCGGGCCCTCGCCCAGGAAGCCCACGTCCTCCTGTTAGACGAACCCTTCACCGGTCTCGACCGCAATGCCTCGCGCCAACTCGGTGACCTGTTGGCCAAGCTCTCGCACGAAGGCCGCCTCGTCATCGCTTCCCACCACGACCTCGCCACCGCACCCAAGCTTTTCGACGAAGCCCTGCTGCTAAAGACCCGCCCGCTCGCCTTCGGCGCCGCCACCGAAGCCTTGAGCGAAGCCAACATCGACCGCGCTTTCGGCCACATCAGCGACCACGAAGACCGCGCCACCCAACAACCGGCCGTCGCTTCCGCGCTCTAG
- a CDS encoding AbrB/MazE/SpoVT family DNA-binding domain-containing protein: MTAKLKITSIGNSAGVILPKEVLEKLRVEKGDTLFLTETPNGFEISPHDDEVERQMEIAEKVMRENRNLLRKLAQ; encoded by the coding sequence ATGACCGCGAAATTGAAGATTACCAGCATCGGCAACTCGGCCGGAGTCATCCTGCCAAAGGAAGTCCTCGAAAAACTACGGGTCGAAAAGGGCGACACCCTGTTCCTCACGGAGACGCCGAACGGCTTCGAAATCTCCCCGCACGATGACGAGGTCGAGCGCCAGATGGAGATCGCGGAAAAGGTCATGCGCGAGAACCGCAACCTTCTCCGGAAGCTGGCCCAATGA
- a CDS encoding MlaE family ABC transporter permease produces MAFLQFLGGLVTGFLRYLGEVSILVSGISESFVKGKIRWRIVMQQIVEIGYRSQPVVMVTGAFTGAVLAAQSLFQFSVLNMETGAGALVSVAMLRELGPSVTALMLAGRVGAAMAAEIGTMQVTEQVDALRSMGVHPVDYLVTPRVIAMVLAIPLLIGESAALGIGASVIVGTGPFNVNPAYWMSQMTKHTDLTDVSISLIKGLVFGLLIVAISCHQGLRASGGAVGVGRSTTRAMVYSALAILIVNFFLTLLLNMIFPAGLTRY; encoded by the coding sequence GTGGCGTTCCTGCAGTTCCTCGGCGGCTTGGTGACGGGCTTTCTCCGCTATCTCGGGGAAGTCTCGATCCTCGTCAGCGGAATCTCGGAGTCCTTCGTGAAGGGGAAGATCCGCTGGCGCATCGTGATGCAGCAGATCGTCGAGATTGGCTATCGCTCCCAGCCGGTCGTCATGGTCACCGGGGCCTTCACCGGAGCCGTGCTGGCGGCGCAATCGCTCTTCCAATTCAGCGTCCTGAACATGGAAACCGGGGCCGGCGCCCTGGTCAGCGTGGCCATGCTCCGCGAGCTCGGCCCCTCCGTCACCGCCCTCATGCTCGCCGGCCGGGTCGGTGCCGCCATGGCCGCGGAAATCGGCACCATGCAGGTCACCGAGCAAGTCGATGCCCTCCGCTCCATGGGCGTGCATCCCGTGGACTATCTCGTCACCCCACGCGTCATCGCCATGGTGCTCGCCATCCCCCTGCTGATCGGCGAATCGGCGGCACTCGGGATCGGCGCATCCGTCATCGTCGGCACCGGTCCGTTCAATGTGAATCCAGCCTACTGGATGAGCCAGATGACCAAGCACACGGACCTCACCGACGTCTCGATCTCCCTCATCAAGGGCCTCGTCTTCGGCCTGCTGATCGTCGCCATTTCCTGCCATCAGGGCCTCCGAGCCAGCGGCGGAGCCGTCGGCGTCGGCCGCTCGACCACCCGCGCCATGGTCTACTCGGCCTTGGCAATCCTGATCGTTAATTTCTTCCTGACCTTGCTCCTGAACATGATCTTCCCGGCAGGCCTCACCCGCTACTGA
- a CDS encoding thymidine phosphorylase, with protein MKLHVPTLIARKREGETLDPAEIRKLIEGYTSGEIPDYQMSAFAMAVFFRGMDAVETAALTRAMLESGDVFHHRDAHPRVVDKHSTGGIGDKVSLILAPLVACTGVWVPMVSGRGLGITGGTLDKLEAIPGFKVGISIPEAQDLLEKIGVVMMGQTDRFCPADKKLYSLRDVTGTVPSIPLITASIMSKKLAESLDSLVLDVKFGTGAFMKTEHDARVLADSMIAVGKEMGVEVHAILNPMSEPLGRAVGNSLEVIESIECLEGRGPADLRKLVLDLSEKISPVSRKELEGLLDDGTARKKFDEIVAAHGGNPADLPNLAKIHHAPLIRDFPAPDTGTVLSVDAGLVGQAALQLGAGRARATDGVDHAVGFDHFVKCGEHIHQGHPLCRIHARTAVDFEIAEAMLEKAIRIG; from the coding sequence ATGAAACTCCACGTCCCCACCCTCATCGCCCGCAAGCGCGAAGGCGAGACGCTCGATCCCGCGGAAATCCGCAAGCTGATCGAAGGCTACACCAGCGGCGAGATCCCGGACTACCAGATGTCCGCCTTCGCCATGGCCGTCTTCTTCCGCGGCATGGACGCCGTGGAGACCGCCGCCCTCACCCGGGCCATGCTGGAGAGCGGCGACGTCTTTCACCACCGCGATGCCCATCCACGGGTCGTCGACAAGCACTCCACCGGCGGCATCGGCGACAAGGTCTCGCTCATCCTCGCGCCCCTCGTCGCCTGCACCGGCGTCTGGGTCCCCATGGTCTCTGGCCGAGGCCTCGGCATCACCGGCGGCACCCTGGATAAACTGGAAGCCATCCCCGGCTTCAAGGTCGGCATCTCCATCCCGGAAGCGCAGGATCTGTTAGAAAAAATCGGCGTCGTCATGATGGGCCAGACCGACCGCTTCTGCCCGGCCGATAAGAAGCTCTACTCCCTCCGCGACGTCACCGGCACCGTCCCCTCCATCCCGCTCATCACTGCCTCTATCATGTCGAAGAAGCTCGCCGAGTCGCTCGACTCGCTCGTGCTCGATGTGAAGTTCGGCACCGGTGCCTTCATGAAGACCGAGCACGATGCCCGCGTGCTCGCCGACTCCATGATCGCCGTCGGCAAGGAAATGGGCGTCGAAGTCCACGCCATCCTCAATCCCATGAGCGAACCCCTCGGCCGCGCCGTAGGCAATTCACTCGAAGTCATCGAGTCCATCGAATGCCTCGAAGGCCGCGGCCCTGCCGACCTGCGCAAGCTCGTCCTCGATCTATCCGAAAAAATCTCCCCCGTCTCCCGCAAGGAACTGGAGGGCCTGTTAGACGACGGCACTGCCCGCAAGAAGTTCGACGAAATCGTCGCCGCTCACGGCGGCAATCCCGCCGACCTGCCGAATCTCGCGAAAATCCATCACGCCCCGCTCATCCGTGACTTCCCCGCTCCGGACACTGGCACCGTCCTCTCCGTCGATGCCGGCCTCGTCGGCCAAGCCGCCCTCCAACTCGGCGCCGGCCGAGCCCGCGCCACCGATGGCGTCGATCACGCCGTCGGCTTCGATCACTTCGTCAAATGCGGCGAGCACATCCACCAGGGCCATCCCCTCTGCCGCATCCACGCCCGCACCGCCGTCGATTTCGAGATCGCCGAGGCCATGTTAGAGAAAGCCATTCGCATCGGTTAG
- a CDS encoding sulfatase-like hydrolase/transferase has protein sequence MRSLRFLVRSLLLVSLAVLLPSAGRAFTLDFQLSQNADLEQGAAPGGNDLGTTTKTRTGIATPDGATIDFTVVSAPGNLNSADVGIGVMGGTSDRMGTGESVTFTFSRKVVLNGYTLNMFNGTDNSTWQTTTSGAAQTSTSASVTGLNAVIEPGEALTFSSTAGDGIRLGTLVLTVPVLLDFQLAKNADLESGSGPGATDLGVTTRTRSGIPAGDGSFISYTAVSAPGTLNSADNGIGVTGGTGVARLGIGESVTFSFNRPVTVHGYTLNELGGTDNSTWLSPTSGGTQTATTAVVKGLSLPLQTGETLTISSTAGDGVRIATLTLTVPPLPVTPDDRYQVLHDSTANSLDLLRNDGSGVALVSLTQPSHGTASISGSNVLYTPAPGYTGQDTFTYTTNAASGGNTWTVTVSVRAYPNFVMVLADDQGWTGTSVPMDRNRSDTKSDYYKTPNIETFAAQGMRFPRGYSAHPNCSPSRYALLTGKTLARLKMTDIVGRSNAQVSGQYKLITPGKATDAIQATMTTTPELLKSIAGAGYSAAHFGKWHLNGGGPASHGFDADANDGATGNGEGDTGTEPINSDAKRSYSITDRALAYLDSRVGGGTPFYLQVSHYAVHEAIQCTQASYDAFAGVTPGVRHNNRYYAAMTRDLDLNVGRVLARLDELGIRNSTYIIYQADNGAPQNMSDNTPLRGYKPELWEGGIRVPTFVRGPGVKADSQCDQPVSGIDWLPTIWEWATGSQVGLPAQVDGGSVVATIRDASLATPVSTPIHRDGAMIVHSPHYIGPMPWPNDWQDTPKDMRPRSAIIAGGYKLVANYEKGSLELYDLANEAGEITNLSESQRAVRWQLWVRLRDYLKQVSAQMPTLDPSYPGTSQGDFVLPAATGPLGDADSDGLDDAWEFRELLTYTFDGNDDEDQDGVSNAAELAQGTDPLIPNALAITSLSQPSANQLKLVWNATPGASFVVESSTNLVDWSPVQNVTAGEGHSAEYIATVGPDHEFFRVRRL, from the coding sequence ATGCGATCTCTCCGCTTTCTTGTTCGTTCTCTCCTGCTCGTTTCGTTGGCGGTCTTGCTGCCGTCCGCGGGCCGGGCTTTCACGTTGGATTTCCAGCTCTCGCAGAATGCGGATTTGGAGCAGGGCGCTGCGCCGGGTGGGAATGATCTGGGGACGACGACCAAGACCCGCACGGGGATTGCGACGCCGGATGGTGCGACGATCGATTTCACGGTGGTTTCGGCACCGGGCAATTTGAACTCGGCGGATGTGGGGATCGGGGTGATGGGTGGGACTTCGGACCGGATGGGGACCGGGGAGTCGGTGACTTTTACCTTCAGCCGGAAGGTGGTCCTGAATGGCTACACATTGAACATGTTCAACGGCACGGACAACTCGACATGGCAGACGACCACGTCGGGGGCCGCGCAGACTTCCACTTCGGCGAGCGTCACGGGGCTCAATGCGGTGATCGAGCCGGGGGAAGCGCTGACGTTTTCCTCGACTGCGGGTGATGGCATCCGGCTGGGCACGCTGGTGCTGACGGTGCCGGTGCTGCTGGACTTCCAGCTGGCGAAGAATGCGGATCTTGAATCCGGCTCGGGTCCGGGGGCGACCGATCTGGGCGTGACGACGCGGACCCGCAGCGGGATACCGGCGGGTGATGGAAGCTTTATCAGCTATACCGCGGTCTCGGCTCCGGGGACTCTCAACTCGGCGGACAACGGGATTGGTGTGACCGGTGGCACCGGGGTTGCCCGCTTGGGCATCGGAGAGTCGGTGACCTTTAGTTTCAACCGGCCGGTGACGGTCCATGGGTATACGCTGAATGAACTTGGTGGCACGGATAACTCGACTTGGCTTTCGCCTACTTCCGGTGGGACTCAGACGGCTACGACGGCGGTGGTGAAGGGGCTATCGCTGCCGCTGCAGACGGGCGAGACTCTAACCATTTCCAGCACGGCGGGGGATGGGGTTCGGATTGCGACGCTCACGCTCACCGTGCCGCCGCTGCCGGTGACACCGGATGACCGGTATCAGGTGCTTCATGACAGCACCGCCAATTCGCTGGATCTGCTGCGTAATGATGGTTCGGGTGTTGCGTTGGTTTCGCTCACGCAGCCTTCCCATGGCACTGCATCGATCAGCGGGAGCAATGTGCTCTACACACCTGCGCCGGGCTACACGGGGCAAGACACGTTTACCTATACGACGAATGCCGCCAGCGGCGGGAACACTTGGACCGTGACCGTCAGCGTGCGGGCTTATCCGAATTTCGTGATGGTGCTCGCGGATGACCAGGGGTGGACGGGGACCTCGGTGCCGATGGATCGCAATCGCTCGGATACGAAGAGCGACTACTACAAGACGCCGAATATCGAGACATTCGCGGCGCAGGGGATGCGCTTTCCGCGTGGCTACTCGGCGCATCCGAATTGCTCGCCGTCCCGCTATGCGCTTCTAACAGGCAAGACGCTGGCGCGTTTGAAGATGACGGATATCGTCGGCCGCAGCAACGCGCAGGTCTCCGGGCAATACAAGCTGATCACGCCGGGGAAGGCGACGGATGCGATCCAGGCGACGATGACGACGACGCCGGAGCTTTTGAAATCCATCGCGGGGGCCGGCTACTCGGCGGCGCACTTTGGCAAGTGGCATCTCAATGGCGGTGGTCCGGCTTCGCATGGATTTGACGCGGATGCGAACGACGGGGCGACGGGTAACGGAGAAGGGGATACCGGGACCGAGCCGATCAACAGTGATGCGAAGCGCAGCTACTCGATCACGGATCGCGCGCTGGCTTATCTGGATAGCCGTGTGGGTGGTGGCACGCCTTTCTACCTGCAGGTTTCGCACTATGCGGTGCATGAGGCGATCCAGTGCACGCAGGCTTCGTATGATGCCTTCGCGGGTGTGACGCCGGGCGTGCGCCACAACAATCGCTACTATGCGGCGATGACGCGCGACCTGGATCTCAATGTTGGTCGTGTCCTTGCGCGGCTGGATGAACTGGGAATTCGCAATAGCACCTACATCATCTATCAGGCGGACAACGGCGCGCCGCAGAACATGTCGGACAATACGCCCTTGCGTGGCTACAAGCCGGAGCTTTGGGAGGGTGGGATCCGGGTGCCGACGTTCGTTCGTGGTCCGGGGGTGAAGGCGGATTCGCAGTGTGATCAGCCGGTGAGCGGGATCGATTGGCTGCCGACGATTTGGGAATGGGCGACGGGTTCGCAGGTGGGATTGCCGGCGCAGGTGGATGGGGGAAGCGTGGTGGCCACGATTCGTGATGCTTCGCTGGCGACGCCGGTGAGCACGCCGATTCACCGGGATGGCGCGATGATCGTCCATTCACCGCATTACATCGGTCCGATGCCGTGGCCGAATGATTGGCAGGATACGCCAAAGGACATGCGGCCACGATCGGCGATCATTGCGGGGGGCTACAAGCTGGTGGCCAACTACGAGAAGGGGTCGCTGGAGCTGTATGACCTGGCGAATGAGGCCGGCGAGATTACGAATCTCAGTGAGAGCCAGCGTGCGGTCCGTTGGCAATTGTGGGTGCGCTTGCGGGACTATTTGAAGCAGGTGAGTGCGCAGATGCCGACGCTGGATCCGAGCTATCCCGGGACTTCGCAGGGGGATTTTGTCCTACCCGCTGCGACGGGTCCGCTAGGGGATGCGGATTCGGATGGGCTGGATGATGCGTGGGAGTTCCGCGAGCTGCTGACCTACACCTTCGATGGGAATGACGATGAGGATCAGGATGGGGTCAGCAATGCTGCGGAGCTTGCGCAGGGGACAGATCCGCTGATTCCGAATGCGCTGGCGATCACGTCATTGAGCCAGCCTTCGGCGAACCAGTTGAAGCTGGTTTGGAATGCGACCCCGGGTGCGAGCTTCGTGGTGGAGTCTTCGACGAATCTGGTCGATTGGAGCCCGGTTCAGAACGTCACGGCGGGGGAAGGGCATAGCGCCGAGTATATCGCGACCGTGGGGCCGGATCATGAGTTCTTCCGGGTTCGTCGTCTCTGA
- a CDS encoding type II toxin-antitoxin system death-on-curing family toxin has protein sequence MTSKEPVWLRLEFVHRMHARQLAEHGGKPGVRDESMLESALNRPLDKWSYAQPKPDLCELAAAYAFGLAKNHPFLDGNKRAAAVACETFLIRNGLIPTASEEEKYPYYLSLASGEVTEEEFAAWLRENTAPIP, from the coding sequence ATGACCTCGAAGGAACCGGTCTGGCTCCGTCTGGAATTCGTCCATCGGATGCATGCCCGCCAGCTCGCCGAGCACGGCGGCAAGCCGGGCGTGCGCGATGAAAGCATGCTCGAGTCCGCGCTCAATCGCCCCTTGGACAAGTGGAGCTACGCCCAGCCCAAGCCCGACCTTTGTGAGCTTGCCGCCGCCTACGCCTTCGGCCTCGCGAAAAATCATCCCTTCCTCGATGGCAATAAACGCGCCGCAGCCGTCGCCTGTGAAACCTTCCTCATCCGCAACGGCCTCATCCCAACCGCCAGCGAAGAAGAAAAGTATCCCTACTATCTCTCGCTCGCATCCGGAGAAGTGACCGAAGAGGAATTCGCCGCTTGGCTCCGCGAAAACACCGCCCCCATCCCATGA
- a CDS encoding phosphoribosylanthranilate isomerase, with protein MSPDRFLSPSPTSLKICGVTLADDALRLVELGVDALGANFWPHSKRYLAPERAGFLKEFEGRILRVGVFVNADLKLPAKLVREGLIDVVQLHGDETPDDVVRLKEAGIPVIKALGVRALADLQRAHEFQADSILLDAHAPGVYGGTGETIDWTLARRFVEENPGLPVILAGGITPDNVAAAIAAVRPAALDVASGAEESPGIKDFAKVEALLAACGE; from the coding sequence GTGAGCCCGGACCGCTTCCTCTCCCCATCCCCGACTTCGCTGAAAATCTGCGGCGTGACCCTCGCCGACGACGCCCTGCGGTTGGTGGAGCTCGGCGTGGACGCCCTCGGTGCCAACTTCTGGCCACACTCGAAGCGCTACCTCGCCCCGGAACGCGCCGGATTCCTCAAGGAGTTCGAAGGCCGCATCCTCCGCGTCGGCGTCTTCGTGAATGCTGATCTCAAGCTGCCCGCCAAGCTCGTCCGCGAAGGCCTCATCGACGTGGTCCAGCTCCACGGCGACGAGACGCCCGATGACGTCGTCCGCCTCAAGGAAGCCGGCATCCCCGTGATCAAGGCCCTCGGCGTCCGCGCCCTGGCGGACCTCCAGCGCGCCCATGAATTCCAAGCCGACAGCATCCTCCTCGATGCCCACGCACCCGGCGTCTACGGCGGCACCGGCGAGACCATCGACTGGACCTTGGCCCGCCGCTTCGTGGAGGAAAACCCGGGGCTCCCGGTCATCCTCGCCGGCGGCATCACCCCGGACAACGTCGCCGCAGCCATCGCCGCCGTCCGCCCCGCCGCCCTCGACGTCGCCTCCGGAGCCGAGGAAAGCCCCGGCATCAAGGATTTCGCGAAGGTGGAAGCGCTGCTGGCCGCCTGTGGAGAATAG